The nucleotide sequence GTGAAGCATTAAAACGTAATCAAACTATTACTATTGGTGTTGCAGGAACTAAACAGAATCGTTGGGAAGATGGTTGGCAAATTTACACAGATGTAGAAAAAAATGGTAATACTGATTTTAATCCAAGTGAAGATAAGTTAATTAAAAAAATAATAGATGTAAAACAAGGTATTTATATTGCCTCAAATTCACAGCTGAGTAATTATATTAGCTTTAGACATAATGGCATGTTAGCTGGAGCACAGCGTCAGATTTCTTTCTATGTCTGTAGTATCAATGAGAATGATAAAAACAGAGAGGTGATGGTTAGTTTAATGGGGCGTCCTTCAGTAAAAATAATTGGAAAATGTCCGGTGTAGACTTTATAAAGAATAATAGGATGGCTCAATTATGAAAAGCTTATACCATCAAAAACGATATCAACAAGGTGCTACATTTATAGAAATATTAATATCTATTTTTGTACTGGCTATAGGCTTGCTAGGACAGGTGATGCTACAGTCTAAGGCAATGAATAGCACATTTGATTCATCTCAACGATCACAAGCAATGTGGCTAGCTCAAGAAGTAGTTGAGCGGATTAGAGTCAACTCTATAGGGCTTGAGAAAGGATATTATATTGAAGCAATTAACCAATACAATAATGGCTGTAAAAAACAAACTAAGCCCAGCAAAATGTGTAGTGATTACAGTGATAATTCAGGAAAAAGTTCAGGTTCAAGTTGTAGTTCAGAAGAGCTAGCTTATTTTGATGCCTGGGAATTAATGTGTGGTTATGATAATAACACTAGGTCCAATTTAAGTGATACACTGGCAAATTTAACAGCAGAAATTACCTGCGACAATGGAACAAAAACAGCAAATTGTCCAAGTGGACTCTACAATGTAGAAGTTAGCTGGAATACCCTATTTAATAAAAAAATATCTTCTAAAAATAAGAACTATAAAAACCTAACTGGAAAAGTAATGATAGTGGTTAACTTATGAATAACAAAATAAGCGTTTTATATAAGCCATTAAAAAATAAGCAGCAAGGACTCTCACTTATTGAACTAATGATTGCAGTATTGCTTGGTTTAATCTTAATGGCTGCAGTTTTACAAATTTTTCAGTCAATTAGTTTAACTTTTAAACATAATGATCAGCTGGCGCGCATTCAAGAAAATGGCCGATTTTCATTAGCACTGCTGTCCCGAGATATTCATATGGCTGGTTACCGTAATCCAGATAAAGGTGAGCTGTTAAATTATTTCTATGCAAAAGAAACGAATGGATGTAAAGCAACAGACAAATTTTGTACAAATGATGGTGGGCCTAATCAAAATGATCGCATAGCTGTTCAGTTGGAAGCAATAAATGAAACTGATTGTACAGGGTATAAGGTAGCCAGTGATAAAGTTGTAGTAAATGTATATTACTTGGAAGCACTAGATAATATTTCAACACTGCATTGCCGAGGTTTTGATCCAGATACTAAGACATGGTTGTCTGATCCTGCTCCACTTATTGCTGGAATAGATGCATTTCAAATACTTTATGGAATTGCAGGAGATGATGGCTATGTCGCTCAATATATTAATGCTAATAGAGTGAACGACTGGTTGAAGGTTAGAGCGGTAAAAATTGGTATGTTAGTGAACTCTGGCGAAGACAATGGCTTTGCAGGAGTAAAAGAACGAAGTTACTCTATATTAGATAGTGGAAAACTCGTATTTAAAGATAATAAAGCACGGTATATATACAGCACAACTTTTACTATTAATAACGCCAGTTTGGATATGATTGGAAGTATTTAACTAGCAATAAAGGACTATCAGCAATGAAAAACTCTATTAAATCACAACAAGGAGCTACCTTAGTTATATCACTTATTATGTTGTTATTATTTATGGTGATTAGTATCAGTGCTGTAAAATCAGCAAATGTTGAAGAGCGTATGGCTAGCAACTCTCAGTATGATATAGCCATATACCATGCTGCTTATAGTGTACTCCAGCAGCATGTAACAAACTTAAAGAAAAATAATAAGCCTTTTGTTGAGGCATTATCAGCTAGTAATCAAAAGCAAAAGCTCGTAGATAAACTAACTATAGAAAAGGTGGAGCGTGATAGTGAGTTAGAATATTTATCAATGGGGGCGCCACCACCTCAATTTAGTTTAAGTAAAGACTATGCGGGTTATCGCTATAAGCTACAAACTAAAGCTAAGATAAAAAATATAGGTGCACTATCTACTCAAACAGTAGGGTTAATGCTAGCAGCACCTAAATCATAGTATCCTATTCGCTAAGAAATCAAACTAAAGGATAAAATAACTCAGGCCAGGAGAGGCTAATGAAATCGACTAACTTTAAACTACATTACCTAGCTCTTAGTGTAAGCTTAGTGACTACTAGTCTATCTGTGGCTGATGATACAGAGATTTTTTTTAAGAAAAATAATGATAATAAAATTAGGTCTAATGTTTTGTTACTGTTAGATACATCAGGAAGTATGGATGATCCTACAATAGTGCCTCCATACGCTGAATATAAGAAAAAATTTAAAATTAACAATGGAACTAATCCTCATCGGCCAAAATATAACTCGAAAAAAAGAGACTACACGTTAACTCGTTTGGAAGTAGTTCAGGATGTAGCAGCTAACTTAGTTGAGGTTACTAGTGGAATTGATATTAGTTTAGCGAGATTTGATGCAAAAGGTGGTTACTCAGAAAAAGGTAGTGAAGGTGGGTTTGTTAATTTAGCAGCAGAAGAAGTTAGTAAAGCAAGATCAGATTTTCAGACAAAAGTTAATAAGTATGAACCAGCAGGCTGGACACCTTTAACTGAGTCAATGCATGAAATGTTGCAGTACTTTTTAGGCGGCTCATTAGTCTATGGTAATAATAGTATACCCGACAAAAGTACACCCAATTCAAAAAGTGGTAATCAATATATATCTCCTATTAAACATCAATGCCAGTATAATAATTTAATTGTGTTCACTGATGGTAAACCAACGAAAGATACATCTTCTAATTCTAAGATTAGAAACCTTATTTCCAATAGAAGCTTACCCAATGGTTTATATAAAAATTGTGGTTATAACAGCAATGAGCTTCCTAAAGGAAATGATGCGAGTGGGAGGTGTATGGATGAACTTGCCTGGTATATGAAAAACACCGATATGGCAGACCATATCGATGGTAAGCAAACGGTTTCTACATACACTATCGGGGGGTTTGGCTTAGGTGGGGATGCTGTAAAGTTATTAAAAAGCACTGCTCATCATGGTGGTGGGAAATACTACTCTGCTGATGATGTAGAGGGATTACAAAAAGCATTAGAAGATATTATCAGTCGTGTTTTAGATATTAGTACCTCTTTTGTTACCCCTGCAGTCACCATTGATTCTTTTAATCGCTTACAAAACAGCGATGAGATTTATTACACTTTATTCAAGCCAGATAAAGGCCCTCGCTGGAGTGGAAATTTAAAGCGATTTAAATTGAATGATAACAATGATGTAGTTGATGTAAATGGAAATAAAGCACTTAATAATGGTGGATTTAGTAAAGATAGCCAAAGCTATTGGAGCACTGAAAAAGACGGTGCTGATGTACTTAAAGGAGGTATGATTAGTCAACTAGGGTTAAATCGCAATATATACACCTATACGGACTCAATTCCACCGAAAAATGTGTTACTAACTACGTCTGCTAATGAATTTCATGAAAATAATAATAGTTTGACACTTGAACTAATGGGTGAAACGGATGCTGATGGTAGAAAAAATAGCATTCAATGGGGAAGAGGGGTTGATATTTACGACTTAGATCAGGATGGTAAAAATGATGATATTAACCAACGGATAGGCGACCCGTTGCATACCACGCCGAGAGTAATCAATTATTATAGTAATGCTAATAGTCAAACAAAAGATACTACAGTATTTTTTACCACCAATGAAGGTTTTTTACATGCTATAGATGCAGCAACAGGCAAAGAAGAGTTCAGTTTTATACCACAGGAGTTATTACCTAATGTTACGGCTTATCGTCGTAATGAAACCAAAGACAACCAGAAAAAACTATATGGCTTAGATGGCCCCATAGAGGTTTGGCATTTTGATAAAAATAATGATAAAGATTTGCTGATAAGTAATAATGGTTCGGCTGATACTGATGAGCATTTATATTTGTATTTAACTATGCGCCGGGGTGGTAATAATATTTATGCACTAAACGTCACTAATCGCCAGTCACCTATTCTTGAGTGGGTTATTAAAGGGGACTTAGACAAAGATGGCAAAGCTGATGAAACTGGAGACTTTAGAGAGTTAGGACAAACTTGGTCTAAACCAACTATCGCGAAAATAAAATGGAAAGGAAAAGATGAACTAAAGACTGTATTATTTTTTACCGCAGGCTATGATCCAAGTCAAGATGGAAAAACGACTATGGCTCCTGACCAAATTGGCCGAGCCATTTATATGGTTGATCCTGAAACGGGTGAAAAGCTCTGGGAAGCATCAGCACAAGCTAGTGCTAATGAAAAATTAACAGAGATGAAATACAGTTTCCCTGCTAATTTATCGCTGGTTGATATTAATTCTGATGGAGCCGTTGATTATTTTTACGCAGTAGATATCAGTGGCCAGGTATGGCGGTTTGATATTAATCAAAAAAATAGTGGTAGTAATAACTTTGCTAAAGGGCATCTATTAGCTAAGCTTGGTGAGCCTA is from Spartinivicinus poritis and encodes:
- a CDS encoding GspH/FimT family pseudopilin, with the translated sequence MKKEISGFTLVELLITLTVLSITVNFVVPSFDNLIRSYKLRAETNNLISSLYLAKSEALKRNQTITIGVAGTKQNRWEDGWQIYTDVEKNGNTDFNPSEDKLIKKIIDVKQGIYIASNSQLSNYISFRHNGMLAGAQRQISFYVCSINENDKNREVMVSLMGRPSVKIIGKCPV
- a CDS encoding PilW family protein codes for the protein MNNKISVLYKPLKNKQQGLSLIELMIAVLLGLILMAAVLQIFQSISLTFKHNDQLARIQENGRFSLALLSRDIHMAGYRNPDKGELLNYFYAKETNGCKATDKFCTNDGGPNQNDRIAVQLEAINETDCTGYKVASDKVVVNVYYLEALDNISTLHCRGFDPDTKTWLSDPAPLIAGIDAFQILYGIAGDDGYVAQYINANRVNDWLKVRAVKIGMLVNSGEDNGFAGVKERSYSILDSGKLVFKDNKARYIYSTTFTINNASLDMIGSI
- a CDS encoding pilus assembly protein: MKSTNFKLHYLALSVSLVTTSLSVADDTEIFFKKNNDNKIRSNVLLLLDTSGSMDDPTIVPPYAEYKKKFKINNGTNPHRPKYNSKKRDYTLTRLEVVQDVAANLVEVTSGIDISLARFDAKGGYSEKGSEGGFVNLAAEEVSKARSDFQTKVNKYEPAGWTPLTESMHEMLQYFLGGSLVYGNNSIPDKSTPNSKSGNQYISPIKHQCQYNNLIVFTDGKPTKDTSSNSKIRNLISNRSLPNGLYKNCGYNSNELPKGNDASGRCMDELAWYMKNTDMADHIDGKQTVSTYTIGGFGLGGDAVKLLKSTAHHGGGKYYSADDVEGLQKALEDIISRVLDISTSFVTPAVTIDSFNRLQNSDEIYYTLFKPDKGPRWSGNLKRFKLNDNNDVVDVNGNKALNNGGFSKDSQSYWSTEKDGADVLKGGMISQLGLNRNIYTYTDSIPPKNVLLTTSANEFHENNNSLTLELMGETDADGRKNSIQWGRGVDIYDLDQDGKNDDINQRIGDPLHTTPRVINYYSNANSQTKDTTVFFTTNEGFLHAIDAATGKEEFSFIPQELLPNVTAYRRNETKDNQKKLYGLDGPIEVWHFDKNNDKDLLISNNGSADTDEHLYLYLTMRRGGNNIYALNVTNRQSPILEWVIKGDLDKDGKADETGDFRELGQTWSKPTIAKIKWKGKDELKTVLFFTAGYDPSQDGKTTMAPDQIGRAIYMVDPETGEKLWEASAQASANEKLTEMKYSFPANLSLVDINSDGAVDYFYAVDISGQVWRFDINQKNSGSNNFAKGHLLAKLGEPTGTSIRRFYSAVDPSLVQKRGSNNSYIALSVGSGFRAHPLDKTNADRFYMVKDYRPFGPIISGSLVTVTESDLYDATENLIQDGIDDNAKQQARAELNAAKGWFIRLEHEGEKVLGESTTYAGVLLFTTHQPTTAQQSNDPCKPSAGTGLLYAVNLQDATAVVPSGNSNKPGKKRRHFILKNGGIPGTPGVIQREGDPVVAVGTEINTDALEERDTLYKTFWREE
- the pilV gene encoding type IV pilus modification protein PilV, which codes for MKSLYHQKRYQQGATFIEILISIFVLAIGLLGQVMLQSKAMNSTFDSSQRSQAMWLAQEVVERIRVNSIGLEKGYYIEAINQYNNGCKKQTKPSKMCSDYSDNSGKSSGSSCSSEELAYFDAWELMCGYDNNTRSNLSDTLANLTAEITCDNGTKTANCPSGLYNVEVSWNTLFNKKISSKNKNYKNLTGKVMIVVNL
- a CDS encoding pilus assembly PilX family protein, whose translation is MKNSIKSQQGATLVISLIMLLLFMVISISAVKSANVEERMASNSQYDIAIYHAAYSVLQQHVTNLKKNNKPFVEALSASNQKQKLVDKLTIEKVERDSELEYLSMGAPPPQFSLSKDYAGYRYKLQTKAKIKNIGALSTQTVGLMLAAPKS